The Plodia interpunctella isolate USDA-ARS_2022_Savannah chromosome 9, ilPloInte3.2, whole genome shotgun sequence genome includes the window ctacgatacCACAGAtaaatacacagacagacacgttaaacttataacacccctcttttgcGTCGGAGGTTAAAAATGATGGTGAGTTGCAAAAATGTTATCTTCTTTGTTAAAGGGTCAGTTGCAccggtcaactttgacgttacacaaaatggcgtactttgtgtttttctagACAGCAGAAAGTTAACACCAacgttgactggtgcaacccacttaAGCGTGATTAACTTGAAcggcaaatttaaattaaaagttttgatATAGAAAAAAACGGACTAATAAGTCTCAGGactaaatctttatttaatacttcaaacattttttttttgtcggcAGTCCTAAAAATGTGTTGAAAAAGTCAGCGGATCTGaacggaaaataaaataattaatttaaaaaatatatctgatcCTTTATGAACAGAACCGAAATAACTTTTCTAAAACACTTTAGTTATAAGTACAAAAGTGCCAACAGTTGACGAGCGACCACAATGGACTCCGTTGCATGATAATGATAACGCACTCTGTCTGTCTCAGTTTGTGTAcatacattaatcaaaatctaAAGACTCATACACATCGAATATGATCGCCCATTCTATGAGAGTTATTCACGATATAGGTACCCATAATTATCACATTCGATGGACCTAAGCAGTTTAGTTTAATTCTAGGCCCAAATGATTGGAAAAATGGTACCTTTCCACCAAAGAATCCCTTGTTAGCCTTCAGCTGCTTCTCGAACCTGGACAGATAGTAATCAGCAGTCTCTGTTAGAAGCTCCTTCTTAACCTGTTCCTTCTTCACTGGGTCTGTCTCCTTGATGTACACGCCCACCTCTGGAAATTGAGAGTGTTGTAACTTtatctatttacatttttttttatttgggaaACCAACagttatatagaaaaacaattcAATGTAACTATTACAAAAACCAATCAAGTTTCCACTAATTACTATTACGATTTTATCGAACAGACTCTAAAATGTTAGTTATTGatacaaataacaatacaaacatttaaacTATTCTTCAATAACGTGACCTAATTTCCTTTctaaatgtacaaattgataatgtaaataaatatcgttataataattattgtcattttgGCAGGCGcgatataaatatgtattttatatgtcacaattgtttttctttgttttatgaaaatggaGTCGgaattgtttatctatatcaaTCCCTATCCATCtactaactatataatttatgaaataatacaaattctGTGTGGATATGAGAGCAGTAGCTTCATATTTTTGAGGTCATTATCATCCAGTGATAAGAATGACATAACATGGTGACCTTATGGTCGCCATATCATAATACGTGTAACGTGTTATCAGTGGATTTATTACAGGATTGACACCACATATTGGACGATTACATTCCagatttaaattaatgctAAAATTTATACAGATAAAATCACGGAAATTAATTCCGGCCAGTACATAACAAGTCTTATTAAATACTTCAAAATtagaacaaattattaaaatgttctttgttttataattaaatctaaGCCATGGGAGGGATGATGTCATACTCACTCGCAAAAAAGTCGTTTACGTTCAAGGCAGCGGAGTCCAACACAGCCTGTTCCCAGGGGTCGGAGGGGAGGAGACCAGTCTGGCTGGCGATGTAACGGGCGATGGCTAAGGACTGATTCAGCTTTCGGTTGCCTTCCTCATACAGAGGGAGTTGACCAAATGGAAGAGCTGGAAATAAAACCTAACTGTTAATCAGGCAAAGCATTTTATATTCACTCATAttcagcactcgatcacattcataatatgtttcagtataccttttgaccaagTACTTTGTTGGGTActtgcattattatattaccgactagctgatgcccgcaacttcgttctcgtggccgaacaatttttggtaaggagtcaaaattataagagaaatttaactgttcAGGAAAAGCGTAACGAAGAAGATGCTCATACGACgaaaatacgagtatatatttcctattgttgtttatattactgataagaatttata containing:
- the LOC128672240 gene encoding glutathione S-transferase-like, whose amino-acid sequence is MAKKLQYFHLNGLAESIRYILHYTGHKFEDVRYELASWPIKEVKDALPFGQLPLYEEGNRKLNQSLAIARYIASQTGLLPSDPWEQAVLDSAALNVNDFFAKVGVYIKETDPVKKEQVKKELLTETADYYLSRFEKQLKANKGFFGGKLTWADFVLVGIIETANLFLNAQVEKKYPSIIALINHIRSLPGVKEYIATRKPYSV